Part of the Toxotes jaculatrix isolate fToxJac2 chromosome 8, fToxJac2.pri, whole genome shotgun sequence genome is shown below.
CATTTTACTAATCATGTTTTCTAGGAAAAACATGATTAGTGAACCCCCACAAGGCTCCCCTTGGCTCCCCAGTAGTTTGCACCCTGACTGTAGAGCTAACAAGAAAAATATCTCAGACTTGATCACTCTGATCtatatttgttttccttataCTGTGGGACTAATCTTCTAAACTATCATACATTTAGTAGATACCTGTAGgtataataaaacacaaacaatgacagcaacaaataaaaaaccaaacatACTGCTAGAGCTTTATTTAGTCAGAATCCCCATGTAAGGTCTTTCTTTACATGGGTTTGTAACAGTAAAGAACAGTAAATAGCAACAGTAATGTTCAAAGCCCTGATGACACTCACACAGCCAACTGTTTGTTAAAAGTTATATTAAACATATAGTATAAGATGCCAtttgaggaaaacacacaaacaccattGCTTaagacagcacacagacactgcacatCCAAATATAGCTGACTGGAActttgatatttatttaaagCAGCAACTGGATCACCTCTCACCGTCCCCACTGCTCTGCTCTGGGCAGATTGCTATGTAacactgtgtgcacacagtttAGGCCACTCCCACTCTCCCGCTCTGGCTCACAGGAAGTGAAATCTGGAACTGCAActacagaggacagaggaaagatCTTACAACTGGAGCTTTTAGGTCACTTATCGCAAACAGAAGCCACCACTTGAGCTAAAATAAGGTAGGGAAGTTCTCTTATTAAGCAGCTGTTTCCTACCTTGTctcctgtttttatgtttaaacaacctgcacagacagacagctatGACTCTGTCAAACAACGGCTCTtttacacacactgtttacTTTATTACGTCTCAGTTTGTAAGATGTGACTAAGTACTATGCTATGATAGAGATAAAACGCTGtaaaatgtagtttttgttCATACTGTTGTGACTTTATAGTCTTTGTTCCACTAGGTCTGCTGGCTAATGGCTATTCTCAGGGTTTTTCTCACACTTGCCATCTGTCTCCTGCTTGGGCATCAGACATTTGCTAAGAACGATGCTCCCTGCCAGCTCTCCAAATGGAACAATGGCTACAACACCTTCATCAAACGCCACATTCGCTCTGGAACTCCTACCTCTCTGGACCAAAACGAATGGGAGAGGTACATTGGGAATAACGGGGGTTGCAACAGACCCACGCAGTCTTTCCTTCACCCCAAAGACCTGGAGAGGGTGAAGGCTGTGTGCTCGAACGCAGGAGGGAAGAAGTTCAAGGAGAACCTGTGCATCAG
Proteins encoded:
- the LOC121185419 gene encoding angiogenin; this encodes MAILRVFLTLAICLLLGHQTFAKNDAPCQLSKWNNGYNTFIKRHIRSGTPTSLDQNEWERYIGNNGGCNRPTQSFLHPKDLERVKAVCSNAGGKKFKENLCISKQPFTFVTVRSDQGTCKIRSVREETKHLILACEVLDNNCLPVHFEGNPESLQPNNNAEGCQDPQTRSHAPSFKMTWLQLSVLLVIIYGY